In the genome of Hymenobacter cellulosivorans, one region contains:
- a CDS encoding enoyl-CoA hydratase/isomerase family protein, with amino-acid sequence MSTTDTLSAGQVQVTTDTYGISTVSFFHPSHNSLPGALLTQLAATITAAGQDAATKVIILCSEGEKTFCAGASFDELIAIADEAQGLEFFSGFAKVINACRTCPKIIIGRVQGKAIGGGVGVAAATDYCFATAQASVKLSELVVGIGPFVVGPAVERKIGQSAYAQLALDAGEFRSAEWARDRGLYAEVLPTAAELDQAVQAFAEKLARYNPEALTELKQVFWQGTEHWDTLLPQRAAISGRLVLSDFTRSAISQFKSR; translated from the coding sequence ATGAGCACCACCGATACCCTTTCTGCCGGCCAAGTCCAGGTAACCACCGACACTTACGGCATCAGCACCGTTTCCTTTTTTCACCCCAGCCACAACTCCCTGCCCGGCGCCCTGCTCACCCAGCTGGCCGCTACCATTACCGCTGCCGGCCAGGACGCGGCTACCAAAGTCATCATCCTGTGCAGCGAGGGCGAAAAAACGTTCTGCGCCGGGGCCAGTTTCGACGAGCTCATAGCCATTGCCGACGAAGCCCAGGGCCTGGAGTTCTTCTCGGGCTTTGCCAAAGTCATCAACGCCTGCCGCACCTGCCCCAAAATCATCATCGGCCGGGTGCAGGGCAAGGCCATCGGCGGCGGCGTGGGCGTGGCCGCAGCTACCGACTATTGCTTTGCCACGGCCCAGGCCTCAGTGAAGCTTAGTGAGCTGGTCGTGGGCATTGGTCCGTTTGTCGTGGGACCAGCTGTTGAGCGCAAAATCGGGCAGTCGGCCTACGCCCAGCTGGCCCTCGACGCGGGTGAGTTCCGCTCGGCCGAGTGGGCCCGGGACCGGGGCCTCTACGCCGAAGTACTGCCCACCGCCGCCGAGCTGGACCAGGCCGTGCAGGCGTTTGCTGAGAAGCTGGCCCGCTACAACCCCGAAGCCCTGACTGAGCTGAAACAGGTGTTCTGGCAGGGCACCGAGCACTGGGATACGCTGCTGCCCCAGCGCGCCGCCATCAGTGGCCGCCTCGTGCTGTCAGACTTCACCCGCTCGGCCATCAGCCAGTTTAAAAGCCGGTAA
- the paaZ gene encoding phenylacetic acid degradation bifunctional protein PaaZ translates to MTPTLENYVLGRWTAGSGEQHELYDASTGEVIAIANGEGLDYASMFDYARRTGNKALRKMTFHERGRMLKALALHLDSKKEDFYTLSYRSGATRADSWIDIEGGIGNLFANASLRRKFPDKPFYVESEPIALSKAGNFMGHHILVPKEGVAVHINAYNFPIWGMLEKIAVNLLAGMPAIVKPAVPSAYLTEAVVREIIASKILPEGALQLVVGSGHGILDHVNYQDVVTFTGSAETGRKLKGHPRILAEAVPFTMEADSLNAAVLGQDAVPGTVEFDLFIKEVRKEMTSKAGQKCTAIRRIIVPENLVEDVQIALGKALAQTTIGHPLAEGVRMGALAGREQMQRVRERVEHLAKNTPIVYGNLDDVQVIGGDCKVGAFMSPIVLLNPEPFKFTDTHEIEAFGPVSTIMPYKDVDEAITLANMGKGSLVCSVATNDPHTAQEFVLGSATHHGRILVLNGEVAKESTGHGSPLPLLIHGGPGRAGGGQEMGGIRGVEHFMQRVAIQGSPTMITAITEVYQPKAKQIEKDKHPFQHYFEELEIGQTYTTHRHTVTEADITNFAQVSGDNFYAHVDATSLEGTLFTGRVAHGYYILSKAAGMFVDPRKGPVLLNYGLDECRFTKPVYPGMTIGVQLTVKEKIGQEKRDAEDVAKGIVRWLVDVTDETGETVAVATILTMVKKKNQE, encoded by the coding sequence ATGACTCCCACCCTCGAAAACTACGTACTGGGCCGCTGGACGGCCGGCTCGGGCGAGCAGCACGAGCTCTACGACGCCTCCACCGGCGAAGTCATTGCCATTGCCAACGGCGAAGGCCTCGACTACGCCTCGATGTTTGACTATGCGCGCCGCACCGGCAACAAGGCCCTGCGCAAGATGACCTTCCACGAGCGGGGCCGCATGCTCAAGGCCCTGGCCCTGCACCTCGACAGTAAAAAGGAAGACTTCTACACCCTGAGCTACCGCAGCGGGGCCACCCGCGCCGACTCCTGGATTGACATCGAAGGCGGTATCGGCAACCTGTTTGCCAACGCCTCGCTGCGCCGTAAGTTTCCCGACAAACCCTTCTACGTCGAGTCCGAGCCCATTGCGCTGTCGAAAGCCGGCAACTTTATGGGCCACCACATCCTGGTGCCCAAGGAAGGCGTGGCCGTGCATATCAACGCCTATAACTTCCCTATCTGGGGAATGCTGGAGAAAATTGCGGTCAACCTGCTGGCTGGCATGCCCGCCATTGTGAAGCCCGCCGTGCCTTCAGCCTACCTCACCGAGGCCGTCGTGCGCGAAATCATAGCCTCCAAAATCCTGCCCGAAGGTGCTTTGCAGTTGGTGGTAGGCAGCGGCCACGGCATTCTGGACCACGTCAACTACCAGGACGTCGTCACCTTCACCGGCTCGGCCGAAACCGGCCGCAAGCTCAAGGGCCACCCGCGCATCTTGGCTGAAGCCGTGCCCTTCACCATGGAAGCCGACTCACTCAACGCCGCCGTACTGGGTCAGGACGCCGTGCCCGGCACCGTAGAATTTGATTTGTTTATCAAGGAAGTTCGCAAGGAAATGACCTCGAAAGCAGGTCAGAAGTGCACCGCCATCCGCCGCATCATCGTGCCCGAGAACTTGGTCGAGGACGTGCAGATTGCTCTGGGCAAGGCCCTGGCACAAACGACCATTGGTCACCCGCTGGCCGAAGGAGTGCGCATGGGCGCCCTGGCCGGTCGGGAGCAAATGCAGCGCGTGCGGGAGCGGGTAGAGCACCTGGCTAAGAACACGCCCATCGTGTATGGCAACCTGGACGACGTGCAGGTTATCGGCGGCGACTGTAAGGTAGGCGCGTTTATGTCGCCCATCGTGCTGCTCAACCCCGAGCCGTTCAAGTTCACCGACACCCACGAAATCGAGGCGTTTGGGCCGGTAAGCACCATCATGCCCTACAAGGACGTGGATGAGGCCATTACCTTAGCCAACATGGGTAAAGGCTCGTTGGTGTGCTCGGTAGCTACCAATGACCCGCACACGGCTCAGGAGTTTGTGCTCGGTTCGGCCACCCACCACGGCCGGATTCTGGTTCTCAATGGCGAAGTGGCCAAGGAAAGCACCGGCCACGGCTCTCCCCTACCCCTGCTCATTCACGGCGGCCCCGGCCGGGCCGGTGGCGGGCAGGAAATGGGCGGCATCCGCGGCGTAGAGCACTTCATGCAGCGCGTGGCCATTCAGGGCTCTCCCACGATGATTACCGCCATTACGGAGGTGTATCAGCCCAAGGCTAAGCAGATTGAGAAAGACAAGCACCCCTTCCAGCACTACTTCGAGGAGCTGGAAATCGGGCAGACCTACACCACCCACCGCCACACCGTAACGGAGGCCGACATCACCAACTTCGCCCAGGTGTCGGGCGACAATTTCTACGCCCACGTCGACGCTACTTCTCTGGAAGGCACGCTCTTTACGGGCCGCGTGGCCCACGGCTACTACATCCTGAGCAAGGCTGCCGGCATGTTCGTGGATCCGCGCAAGGGGCCGGTATTGCTCAACTACGGCCTCGACGAGTGCCGCTTCACCAAGCCTGTTTACCCCGGCATGACCATCGGCGTGCAGCTGACGGTAAAGGAGAAAATCGGCCAAGAAAAGCGCGACGCTGAGGACGTAGCCAAGGGCATCGTCCGCTGGCTGGTGGACGTAACCGACGAAACCGGCGAAACCGTAGCTGTAGCCACCATTTTGACTATGGTGAAGAAGAAAAACCAGGAGTAA
- a CDS encoding SMI1/KNR4 family protein, whose protein sequence is MTSADINLVHQFVDTALEKWRQADLMHFPDADMPLEMRDEARVADEDWTPWKPIPSTVTNSDLQELEAQIHLPYPALYKEFLRYKHFYELWTEQEINFFRHGIHEWKEELIRHYFQSGVPAKLIGQGYIYFADYSDWGIVCFDTRHQNPEDQDCPIVMIDHELLLDDPVPMKTLYPSFAAMMRSLVAEQKT, encoded by the coding sequence ATGACTTCTGCCGATATCAACCTAGTTCATCAGTTTGTAGACACTGCGCTGGAAAAGTGGCGCCAAGCTGATTTAATGCATTTCCCAGACGCTGATATGCCCTTGGAAATGCGGGACGAGGCCCGAGTTGCAGACGAAGATTGGACACCCTGGAAGCCGATACCGAGCACAGTTACCAATTCTGACCTACAGGAGTTAGAAGCCCAAATACACCTGCCGTACCCCGCCCTGTACAAGGAGTTTTTGCGCTACAAACACTTCTACGAGCTATGGACCGAGCAGGAAATCAACTTCTTTCGCCATGGCATTCACGAATGGAAAGAGGAGCTTATCCGCCACTACTTCCAATCGGGGGTGCCCGCTAAGCTGATCGGCCAAGGCTACATCTATTTCGCCGATTACTCCGATTGGGGCATCGTCTGCTTTGATACCCGCCACCAGAATCCGGAGGACCAAGACTGCCCAATCGTCATGATTGACCATGAGCTGCTATTGGACGACCCGGTTCCCATGAAAACGCTCTATCCTTCTTTCGCTGCCATGATGCGGAGCTTAGTCGCAGAACAGAAAACCTGA
- a CDS encoding acyltransferase: MIYSFNGIVPVVHESAFVHPQAAVTGNVIIGRNVYIGPGAAIRGDWGQIIIEDNCNVQENCTVHMFPGTTTRLKEMAHIGHGAIIHGATVGRNVLVGMNAVLMDRVEIGDECIIGALSFIKADEVIPPRSLVVGNPHKIIRQVSDEMLQWKTEGTHVYMQLPADLHATLQACEPLREVPADRAVQQASYQTWAERKAGE; the protein is encoded by the coding sequence ATGATCTACTCGTTCAACGGCATTGTTCCGGTCGTGCACGAGTCGGCCTTCGTGCACCCGCAGGCGGCCGTGACGGGCAACGTCATTATCGGCCGCAATGTCTACATCGGGCCCGGCGCGGCCATTCGTGGCGACTGGGGCCAGATTATCATCGAGGACAACTGCAACGTGCAGGAAAACTGCACCGTCCACATGTTTCCCGGCACGACTACCCGGCTCAAGGAAATGGCCCACATCGGCCACGGCGCCATCATCCACGGCGCCACCGTGGGCCGTAACGTCCTGGTCGGCATGAACGCCGTACTCATGGACCGGGTGGAAATTGGCGACGAGTGCATCATCGGGGCCCTGAGCTTTATCAAGGCCGATGAAGTTATTCCGCCCCGCAGCTTAGTAGTAGGCAATCCGCACAAAATTATCCGGCAGGTGAGCGACGAGATGCTGCAGTGGAAAACCGAAGGCACGCACGTTTACATGCAGCTACCCGCCGATTTGCACGCCACGTTGCAGGCCTGTGAGCCTTTGCGTGAAGTTCCTGCCGACCGCGCGGTGCAGCAGGCCAGCTACCAGACCTGGGCTGAGCGCAAAGCCGGAGAGTAA
- the pcaF gene encoding 3-oxoadipyl-CoA thiolase yields MKQAYLVDGIRTPIGNFGGSLAAVRPDDMAALVIEELLKRNPGVDPAGIADVILGCANQAGEDNRNVARMALLLAGLPTSVPGETVNRLCASGLSASIAAARAIQSGDGDLFISGGVESMTRAPYVMSKPSKAFGTDSKMYDSSFGWRFVNEKLEAMYGIDAMGETAENLVDQYHINREDQDQFAYESHQRAGRARDSGRFAEEIVGVPIPQRKGEPVLFTKDEFIKSETTLDVLAKLRPAFRKNGSVTAGNSSGLNDGAAALLLASEDGIKQHNLTPRARLVSMGVAGVEPRTMGIGPVPASQLALKKAGLTLDQIDLIEFNEAFAAQTLACVRGLGLEGNDPRINPNGGAIALGHPLGMSGARILNTAALELHKQNKRYALVTMCVGVGQGYAAIIEKV; encoded by the coding sequence ATGAAGCAGGCTTATTTAGTAGACGGAATCCGCACGCCCATCGGCAACTTCGGCGGCAGCCTAGCCGCCGTCCGCCCCGACGACATGGCGGCCCTGGTCATTGAGGAGCTCTTAAAGCGTAACCCCGGCGTGGACCCGGCCGGCATTGCCGACGTCATTCTGGGCTGTGCCAACCAGGCCGGGGAAGACAACCGCAATGTGGCCCGCATGGCCCTGCTGCTGGCCGGCCTGCCTACCTCTGTACCCGGCGAAACCGTGAACCGCCTCTGCGCCTCGGGTTTGTCGGCTAGCATTGCCGCCGCGCGCGCCATTCAGAGCGGCGACGGGGACCTGTTCATTTCCGGCGGCGTGGAAAGCATGACCCGCGCGCCCTACGTCATGTCCAAGCCCAGCAAAGCCTTCGGCACCGACTCGAAGATGTACGATTCGAGCTTCGGGTGGCGCTTTGTCAACGAAAAGCTGGAGGCTATGTACGGCATCGACGCCATGGGCGAAACGGCCGAAAACCTTGTGGACCAGTACCACATCAACCGCGAAGACCAGGACCAGTTTGCCTACGAGTCGCACCAGCGGGCCGGCCGGGCCCGGGACTCGGGCCGCTTCGCCGAGGAAATCGTGGGCGTACCCATTCCCCAGCGCAAGGGTGAACCGGTGCTGTTTACGAAGGACGAGTTCATCAAATCGGAAACGACCCTGGACGTGCTGGCCAAGCTGCGGCCCGCCTTCCGTAAAAACGGCTCGGTTACAGCCGGCAACTCGTCGGGTTTGAACGACGGCGCCGCGGCTCTGTTACTGGCCTCGGAGGATGGTATCAAGCAACACAACCTCACGCCCCGGGCCCGTCTGGTTTCGATGGGCGTGGCGGGCGTGGAGCCCCGCACGATGGGCATCGGGCCGGTGCCGGCATCCCAGCTGGCGCTGAAGAAAGCCGGCCTCACGCTCGACCAGATAGATTTGATTGAATTCAACGAAGCGTTTGCCGCCCAAACCCTGGCCTGCGTGCGGGGTCTGGGCCTGGAAGGCAACGACCCGCGCATTAACCCCAACGGCGGGGCCATTGCCCTAGGTCACCCGCTGGGCATGAGCGGGGCCCGCATCCTGAACACGGCCGCCCTGGAGCTGCACAAGCAAAACAAGCGCTACGCCCTCGTGACCATGTGTGTGGGCGTGGGCCAAGGCTACGCAGCCATCATCGAAAAGGTATGA
- the paaI gene encoding hydroxyphenylacetyl-CoA thioesterase PaaI has product MSQPSAASNALAEAVKERMLRHDAFSKLLGLEVDEVGPGYCRLHFTVRPDMLNGFQALHGGVTFSAADSAFAFACNSHGRQSVGLTVTIDYLEAGKLGDVITVEAREEGLKHKVGVYNIRLTNQHGTLLALFKGTAYRTSNQILDSE; this is encoded by the coding sequence ATGAGTCAGCCCTCAGCCGCTAGCAATGCGCTGGCCGAAGCCGTGAAGGAGCGCATGCTCCGGCACGACGCTTTCAGCAAGCTGCTCGGTCTGGAAGTCGACGAAGTAGGCCCCGGCTACTGCCGCCTGCACTTCACCGTGCGGCCCGACATGCTCAATGGCTTCCAGGCCCTGCACGGCGGCGTCACGTTTTCGGCGGCCGACTCAGCCTTTGCCTTCGCCTGCAACAGCCACGGCCGCCAAAGCGTGGGCCTCACCGTCACCATCGACTACCTCGAAGCCGGCAAGCTCGGCGACGTGATTACCGTGGAGGCCCGGGAAGAAGGCCTCAAGCACAAAGTCGGCGTCTATAATATTCGCCTGACCAACCAGCACGGTACGCTGCTGGCCTTGTTCAAAGGCACGGCTTACCGCACCAGCAACCAGATTTTAGACAGCGAATAA